The following proteins are encoded in a genomic region of Flammeovirga pectinis:
- the tsaE gene encoding tRNA (adenosine(37)-N6)-threonylcarbamoyltransferase complex ATPase subunit type 1 TsaE, whose amino-acid sequence MSSKELIIRTNAIEDLGPAAQKVIDFTKGGPTVWLFHGEMGAGKTTFIKEICAALGVIDHVNSPTFALVNEYMTDTADTIYHFDMYRIKDDTEAYDIGFEEYLYSNNLCLIEWPSMVDRLLPDECVDIDIKTLDENSREITIRYV is encoded by the coding sequence ATGAGTTCAAAAGAATTAATTATAAGAACCAATGCAATAGAAGATTTAGGCCCTGCCGCTCAAAAAGTAATCGATTTTACTAAAGGAGGACCTACAGTTTGGTTATTTCATGGTGAAATGGGGGCTGGCAAAACTACTTTTATAAAAGAAATTTGTGCTGCTTTAGGTGTAATTGATCACGTAAACAGTCCCACTTTTGCATTAGTCAATGAATATATGACCGATACTGCCGATACTATTTATCATTTTGACATGTACCGTATTAAAGACGATACAGAAGCTTATGATATTGGTTTCGAAGAATATTTATACAGTAATAATTTATGTTTAATTGAATGGCCTTCTATGGTCGATAGATTATTACCTGATGAATGTGTAGATATTGATATCAAAACACTAGATGAAAACTCTAGAGAAATTACTATTAGATACGTTTAA
- a CDS encoding AAA family ATPase: MLIEFSVSNFRSIKNEQVLSLLPSSRIRKVVPENRLLTHKNYKNTETLASAVVFGANASGKSNLLRALEALAVMVQEGGDTVIGEGAKAYVPFRLDRLSRELPTDFYIRFIAGDGVQYEYEMSRDIDQVTHEALYSYPKARKVKLFERNQGEFIVFGQKLKGDKQSIAKHILPYQLLLTKGAQLGLNQLMAPWSFFKNHLRAYILYKSVYDDTLLQGIAKHIVSDESGRFLRNLSRLVNHSDTGVKGIEVVQEDSELMGLFEGRRRFKLKTIHSSEENLEDKIAFDLKEESIGTRKLVALGGLILRVLEAGDTLVIDELDQSMHPHLTRALIKLFHNPATNPKRAQLIFSTHDASLLNDDLFRFDQVFISERTEDGITEISSVSDIPHLKKEVPLEEWYLTGKFGGTPAINQMGLEFDFKTNLEDEE, from the coding sequence ATGTTGATAGAATTTTCTGTTTCCAATTTCAGGTCAATAAAAAATGAGCAGGTATTATCCCTGTTACCCTCCAGTAGAATTAGAAAAGTAGTACCTGAAAATAGATTGTTAACCCATAAGAATTACAAGAACACAGAAACATTAGCTTCTGCAGTAGTTTTTGGTGCTAACGCATCTGGTAAAAGTAATTTATTAAGAGCGTTAGAAGCATTAGCGGTAATGGTGCAGGAAGGAGGAGATACGGTTATTGGTGAAGGAGCAAAAGCATATGTACCTTTTCGGTTAGATCGATTATCTAGAGAATTACCAACAGATTTTTATATTCGTTTTATTGCTGGTGATGGCGTTCAGTACGAATATGAAATGTCTAGAGATATTGATCAAGTTACCCACGAAGCTCTTTATTCTTACCCGAAAGCAAGAAAAGTAAAACTATTTGAGCGTAACCAAGGTGAGTTTATTGTTTTTGGGCAGAAGTTAAAAGGAGATAAGCAAAGTATTGCCAAACATATTCTGCCTTATCAGTTGTTACTTACTAAGGGGGCACAATTAGGGTTAAATCAGTTAATGGCTCCTTGGTCATTCTTTAAAAACCATCTTAGAGCATATATTCTATATAAATCTGTTTATGATGATACTTTACTTCAAGGTATAGCAAAACACATTGTAAGCGATGAATCTGGCCGATTTCTAAGAAACTTATCTCGTTTGGTTAATCATTCTGATACGGGTGTAAAAGGAATTGAAGTTGTGCAAGAGGATAGTGAATTAATGGGGCTTTTTGAAGGACGACGTAGGTTTAAATTAAAAACGATTCATAGTTCAGAAGAAAATTTAGAAGATAAAATAGCATTTGATTTAAAAGAAGAATCAATTGGTACTAGAAAATTAGTGGCTTTAGGTGGTTTAATCTTACGAGTTTTGGAAGCTGGAGATACTTTGGTCATTGATGAGCTAGATCAAAGTATGCACCCTCATTTAACAAGAGCTTTAATTAAATTATTTCATAACCCTGCAACAAACCCCAAAAGGGCTCAATTAATATTTTCTACACATGATGCTTCTTTATTAAATGATGATCTTTTTAGGTTTGATCAGGTATTTATATCAGAACGAACAGAAGATGGAATTACAGAAATTTCTTCTGTATCGGATATTCCTCATTTAAAGAAAGAAGTTCCTTTAGAGGAATGGTATTTAACAGGGAAATTTGGAGGAACTCCGGCTATTAATCAAATGGGGTTAGAATTTGATTTTAAAACAAATTTAGAAGATGAGGAATAG
- a CDS encoding alanine dehydrogenase, producing the protein MGKQRDGFEKATESYFQFHPQEVMEGPVNKKGNPIKIGIPKELNPDEKRCALRPGAVSLLVNNGCEVFVETNTGRHINHSDTEYADAGATIVYSHKEAMEADIVLKISAPTIEEISYMKQNKAIISAIHMRELKRDVLDTINKKKITALGFELIEDNVGGLPLVRAMSEIAGSTVMLIAAEYLSSYNGGKGIILGGITGVPPSKVVILGAGTVAEYAARTAIGMGAEVKVFDNAIYKLRRLKKELGLPHLFTSAFDSTSLTEALSRADIAIGAVHTHGTRTPSIVTEEMVAVMRENSIIIDVCIDQGGCFETSEPTNHRHPVYKKHGVIHYCVPNVASRVSRTATAAISNIFTTILNKLIDEGSVDTMMRRHPWFTKGVYAYRGNITNQALAEKFDLPLKNLDLILAAGI; encoded by the coding sequence ATGGGCAAACAACGCGACGGCTTTGAAAAAGCCACAGAAAGTTATTTTCAGTTCCATCCTCAAGAAGTAATGGAAGGTCCCGTTAATAAAAAAGGTAATCCTATAAAAATAGGAATCCCTAAAGAACTTAACCCCGACGAGAAACGCTGTGCCTTACGCCCAGGTGCTGTTTCATTATTAGTCAACAATGGTTGCGAAGTTTTTGTAGAAACAAATACGGGTCGTCATATTAATCATTCTGATACAGAATATGCCGATGCAGGTGCTACTATAGTCTATTCGCATAAAGAGGCTATGGAAGCTGATATTGTATTAAAAATTTCGGCCCCTACAATAGAAGAAATTTCCTATATGAAACAGAATAAAGCAATTATTTCTGCTATTCATATGAGAGAATTAAAACGAGATGTTCTTGATACAATTAACAAAAAGAAAATTACAGCTTTAGGCTTCGAACTTATTGAAGATAATGTGGGTGGTTTACCTTTAGTTAGAGCAATGAGCGAAATTGCAGGTAGTACTGTAATGCTTATTGCTGCAGAATATCTTAGTAGTTATAATGGTGGTAAAGGTATTATTTTAGGAGGAATTACAGGAGTACCTCCTTCCAAAGTAGTTATTTTAGGTGCAGGAACTGTTGCAGAATACGCGGCAAGAACTGCTATTGGTATGGGTGCAGAAGTTAAAGTATTTGACAATGCAATCTACAAACTACGCAGACTCAAAAAAGAGTTAGGTTTACCACACTTATTTACTTCTGCTTTTGATAGTACTTCTTTAACTGAAGCTTTAAGTAGAGCAGATATTGCTATTGGTGCTGTACATACACATGGAACCAGAACACCATCTATTGTTACAGAAGAAATGGTAGCGGTAATGAGAGAGAATTCTATTATAATTGATGTGTGTATAGATCAGGGTGGTTGTTTTGAAACCTCCGAACCTACAAACCACAGACACCCTGTATATAAAAAACATGGTGTTATACATTATTGTGTTCCGAATGTAGCCTCTAGAGTATCTAGAACAGCTACAGCAGCTATAAGTAACATCTTCACTACTATTCTTAATAAATTAATTGATGAAGGTAGTGTTGATACAATGATGCGTAGACACCCTTGGTTTACAAAAGGAGTATATGCTTATAGAGGTAATATTACCAACCAAGCCCTAGCAGAAAAATTTGATTTACCGCTCAAAAATTTAGATTTAATTTTAGCAGCAGGCATATAA
- a CDS encoding RloB family protein produces the protein MRNRRRDKNRSLRQRVLILCEGAKTEPNYFNSLKHDAQKRRILTAVDVEVYQPKSHSPLGLVKEAILKKKKAILKGNPYETIWLVFDRDFHKYIEDVIEMANENDIQIIISNICFELWFLLHFEDLDMNRHFLKCGNLIKHIQQNYVVRYHKNGKNYQNLKEETPVAIERAKKLEQVYINGVHSHLKFHEREPYTNVYVLVEYLLGL, from the coding sequence ATGAGGAATAGGAGAAGAGATAAAAATAGATCGCTCCGACAACGTGTACTTATCTTATGTGAAGGAGCGAAAACAGAACCGAACTACTTTAATAGTTTAAAGCATGATGCACAAAAAAGAAGAATCTTAACGGCCGTTGACGTAGAAGTGTATCAGCCTAAAAGTCATAGTCCACTTGGCTTAGTGAAAGAAGCGATTTTGAAAAAGAAAAAAGCAATACTTAAAGGTAATCCTTATGAAACTATTTGGTTAGTGTTTGATAGGGACTTTCACAAATACATAGAAGATGTAATAGAAATGGCCAATGAAAATGACATTCAGATTATTATATCAAATATTTGCTTTGAGCTATGGTTTTTACTTCATTTTGAGGATTTAGACATGAACCGACATTTTTTAAAGTGTGGCAACCTTATTAAACATATTCAACAAAATTACGTGGTGCGCTATCATAAAAATGGAAAGAATTATCAGAACCTTAAAGAAGAAACACCTGTAGCAATAGAACGAGCTAAAAAACTAGAGCAAGTTTATATAAACGGTGTTCACTCTCATCTAAAATTTCATGAAAGAGAACCGTATACGAATGTCTATGTGCTTGTAGAATATTTGTTGGGATTATAA
- a CDS encoding GNAT family N-acetyltransferase → MELEIKEITAAQTWAIRHKVMWPNEPLSYVKIPDDDKGQHLGLFIGEQLTSVISLFMDADKNVQFRKFATVKSEQGKGYGSILLKEVIKVAKERGASLLWCNARATATVLYEREGLHQTDSSFVRKGILFVRMECPL, encoded by the coding sequence ATGGAATTAGAAATTAAAGAAATTACAGCTGCCCAAACTTGGGCTATCCGACATAAAGTAATGTGGCCAAACGAACCACTTTCTTATGTTAAGATTCCTGATGATGATAAAGGACAACATCTAGGATTGTTTATAGGAGAGCAATTAACATCCGTGATTTCATTATTTATGGATGCTGATAAGAATGTTCAGTTTAGAAAGTTCGCAACTGTAAAATCTGAGCAAGGAAAAGGGTATGGATCAATTTTATTGAAGGAAGTTATAAAAGTAGCCAAAGAAAGAGGAGCATCGTTATTATGGTGTAATGCTAGAGCTACTGCAACTGTTCTTTACGAACGGGAAGGCTTACATCAGACAGATTCTTCTTTTGTTCGGAAAGGGATTCTGTTTGTAAGAATGGAATGCCCATTATAA
- a CDS encoding DUF4112 domain-containing protein, translated as MVKPTLHYTEDPSYKTLKRISSLMDEAVRIPGTKLSFGLDPIIGIIPGVGDTLSIIISGISLYTVARNGIPARLIMAMTFNLIIDYLVGLIPGVGDFIDFFYKANRNNTQLLIKYYEKNPEAINNVQKSSTGLIIFASLMFLIILGVVGVCFYFIKLAIVQTFNLQ; from the coding sequence ATGGTGAAACCTACCCTACATTATACCGAGGATCCTTCTTATAAAACACTGAAAAGAATAAGTTCTTTAATGGATGAGGCTGTACGAATACCTGGTACAAAACTTTCTTTTGGGCTCGATCCTATTATTGGCATTATACCGGGAGTTGGTGATACACTTTCGATTATTATTTCTGGTATTTCATTATATACAGTTGCTAGAAATGGTATCCCTGCCCGTTTAATTATGGCCATGACTTTCAATTTAATCATTGACTACTTAGTCGGTTTAATTCCAGGTGTAGGAGATTTTATAGATTTCTTTTATAAGGCAAATAGAAACAATACGCAGTTATTAATCAAATACTACGAAAAGAACCCCGAAGCAATTAATAATGTACAGAAAAGCTCAACAGGTTTAATCATTTTTGCTTCTCTTATGTTTTTAATAATTCTTGGTGTTGTTGGCGTCTGTTTTTATTTTATAAAACTAGCCATTGTTCAGACTTTCAACCTTCAATAA